A single Primulina eburnea isolate SZY01 chromosome 11, ASM2296580v1, whole genome shotgun sequence DNA region contains:
- the LOC140805743 gene encoding trihelix transcription factor PTL-like, giving the protein MEEDQYGMPADLRQFISDRPFFPPPPELLPAHRSLTPSQHYETLMVQRGMHHDFPFDSTNSASVTAAGFSGFEIEATGVQIGGGAAAVAGGGESCTARWPRQETLTLLEIRSRLDPKFKEANQKGPLWDEVSRIMSEDHGYQRSGKKCREKFENLYKYYKKTKDGKAGRQDGKHYRFFRQLEALYGENNHSAASVSETHFNGGGFHYSFPNKNTVSPYNQESYPGLKLSETTSLGLSNSSDSDTDLSDDTGINVGINRNNGHDYDDDSPKKKKRKGKNSWKAKIKDFIDSKMKKLMDKQESWMEKMLRTIEHKEQERMTREEEWRKQDAARIEREHKFWASERAWMEARDATLMSALQKLAGKESRASPHEDLTGRSENQNDKSSETRTNSAKRGDVWPESEITRLVHLRNGMEVKFRQNGIREEVMWDEISHKMACFGHDRTGLMCRNKWDSVNNYAMNKKRKENSRICGYNYQNNESICNPTGGAYSDTSEQGIDNPVSVNGNGNSPYNNSNGGIIATSDSCFRYFMGDGYGRIMD; this is encoded by the exons ATGGAGGAGGATCAATACGGGATGCCGGCTGATTTGCGCCAGTTCATCAGCGATAGACCTTTCTTCCCGCCGCCTCCGGAGCTACTTCCTGCACACAGGAGTTTGACCCCATCTCAACACTATGAGACGCTCATGGTTCAAAGAGGGATGCATCACGATTTTCCTTTTGATTCTACCAACAGTGCCAGTGTCACTGCTGCTGGGTTTAGTGGGTTTGAGATCGAGGCAACTGGTGTACAGATTGGCGGCGGGGCTGCAGCAGTAGCTGGAGGAGGAGAGAGCTGTACGGCGAGGTGGCCGAGACAAGAGACCCTTACTCTTCTTGAGATCAGATCGCGGCTTGATCCTAAGTTTAAGGAGGCAAATCAAAAGGGTCCGTTGTGGGACGAGGTTTCGAG GATAATGTCTGAAGACCATGGATATCAGAGGAGTGGCAAGAAATGCAGAGAGAAGTTCGAGAATTTGTACAAGTATTACAAAAAGACAAAAGATGGCAAAGCTGGAAGGCAAGATGGGAAGCATTACAGGTTCTTTAGGCAACTTGAAGCTCTCTATGGAGAAAATAACCACTCAGCAGCTTCAGTATCCGAAACCCATTTCAATGGTGGAGGTTTTCATTACAGTTTTCCAAATAAGAACACTGTTTCCCCTTATAATCAAGAATCTTATCCGGGTTTGAAGCTCTCAGAAACTACTAGCCTTGGTCTCTCAAATTCTTCTGATTCTGATACAGATTTATCAGACGACACTGGTATAAATGTAGGGATCAATAGAAACAACGGTCATGATTATGATGATGATTCaccaaagaagaagaagagaaagggaaagaacagttggaagGCCAAGATCAAAGATTTCATTGATTCAAAAATGAAGAAACTGATGGATAAACAAGAATCCTGGATGGAGAAAATGTTGAGGACAATTGAGCACAAGGAACAAGAGAGAATGACTCGAGAAGAGGAATGGAGGAAACAAGATGCAGCTAGAATTGAGAGAGAGCACAAGTTTTGGGCCAGTGAAAGGGCATGGATGGAAGCCCGTGATGCCACTTTAATGAGTGCTTTGCAAAAACTGGCAGGAAAAGAATCCAGGGCTTCTCCGCATGAAGACCTCACTGGCCGCAGCGAAAATCAAAACGATAAAAGTAGTGAAACGAGGACTAATTCTGCTAAACGCGGAGACGTTTGGCCCGAATCCGAGATCACTAGACTGGTTCATTTGAGAAATGGCATGGAAGTAAAGTTTCGGCAAAACGGGATCAGAGAGGAGGTTATGTGGGATGAGATATCACACAAAATGGCTTGTTTTGGTCATGACAGGACTGGCTTGATGTGCAGAAACAAGTGGGATAGCGTCAATAATTATGCAATGAACAAGAAAAGGAAAGAGAATTCAAGAATCTGCGGTTATAATTATCAGAATAATGAATCTATCTGCAATCCAACAGGAGGAGCTTACAGTGATACAAGCGAACAAGGGATTGATAATCCTGTCAGCGTAAATGGTAATGGGAATTCTCCGTATAATAACAGTAATGGAGGAATCATCGCAACAAGCGATAGCTGCTTTAGGTACTTTATGGGGGATGGCTATGGGAGAATTATGGATTAA
- the LOC140804614 gene encoding pyruvate kinase 1, cytosolic encodes MHSSHLLLEEPIRMASILEPSKASFFPALAKIVGTLGPRSRSVEVISDCLKAGMSVARFDFSWGDAEYHKDTLENLKIAIKSTKKLCAVMLDTVGPELQVANKSEKAITLMGDEKVTLTPDQGQEASSEVLPINFTGLSKAVKKGDTIFMGQYLFTGSETTSVWLEVDEVQGDDVVCVIKNSATLSGSLFTLHASQIRIDLPTLSDNDKQVISSWGVQNKIDFLSLSYTRHAEDVREARNYLSKLGDLSQTQIFAKIENVEGLTHFDEILQEADGIILSRGNLGIDLPPEKVFLFQKSAVYKCNMAGKPAVVTRVVDSMTDNLRPTRAEATDVANAVLDGCDAILLGAETLRGLYPVETISTVGKICAEAEKVFNQDQYFKRTVKYVGEPMTHLESIASSAVRAALKVKASVIICFTSSGRAARLIAKYRPTMPVLSVVIPRLKTNQLKWSFSGAFEARQSLLVRGLFPLLADPRHPAESTSATNESVLKVALDHGKASGVIKSHDRVVVCQKVGDASVVKIIELED; translated from the exons ATGCATTCGAGTCACTTGCTTCTCGAGGAGCCAATTCGGATGGCATCCATTCTCGAGCCATCAAAGGCT AGCTTCTTTCCGGCCTTGGCGAAGATCGTGGGGACGCTGGGACCACGCTCTCGATCCGTAGAAGTTATTTCCGATTGTCTGAAAGCTGGAATGTCAG TGGCTAGATTTGACTTTTCATGGGGAGATGCTGAGTATCATAAGGACACGCTGGAGAACTTGAAGATTGCTATTAAGAGCACTAAAAAACTCTGCGCT GTCATGTTGGATACTGTGGGCCCCGAGTTACAAGTTGCTAATAAAAGTGAGAAAGCTATAACACTTATGGGTGACGAGAAGGTTACTCTGACTCCTGATCAAGGTCAAGAAGCATCATCTGAAGTGTTGCCTATCAACTTTACTGGGCTGTCTAAG GCCGTGAAGAAGGGAGACACCATTTTTATGGGGCAATACCTATTTACTGGAAGTGAAACAACTTCTGTTTGGCTGGAG GTGGATGAAGTACAAGGAGATGACGTGGTTTGTGTCATCAAGAATTCTGCAACCTTGTCGGGATCATTGTTTACATTGCATGCTTCTCAAATTCGTATAGACCTTCCTACTCTATCTGACAACGACAAGCAG GTTATCAGCTCGTGGGGTGTTCAGAATAAAATCGATTTTCTATCTTTGTCATATACACGTCATGCGGAGGATGTTCGCGAG GCTCGCAACTATCTATCCAAGCTTGGTGATCTTAGCCAGACTCAAATCTTTGCTAAAATTGAAAATGTAGAG GGTTTGACCCATTTCGATGAGATCCTACAGGAGGCAGATGGCATCATTCTTTCTCGCGGGAACCTTGGCATAGATCTCCCACCTGAGAAA GTGTTCTTATTTCAGAAGTCTGCTGTTTATAAATGTAACATGGCTGGAAAGCCTGCAGTTGTTACTCGGGTTGTTGATAGTATGACTGACAATCTCAGGCCCACTCGTGCTGAGGCAACTGATGTTGCTAATGCTGTTTTAGATG GATGTGATGCAATTCTTCTTGGTGCTGAGACATTACGTGGACTGTACCCCGTTGAAACAATTTCTACTGTTGGCAAAATTTGTGCTGAG GCAGAAAAGGTATTCAATCAAGACCAATACTTCAAGAGAACTGTAAAATATGTCGGTGAACCCATGACTCACTTGGAATCCATTGCCTCCTCTGCG GTTCGTGCGGCCCTGAAAGTGAAGGCATCTGTTATAATATGTTTTACCTCTTCTGGAAGGGCAGCAAG GTTGATAGCAAAGTATAGGCCGACCATGCCTGTTTTATCAGTTGTTATACCTCGGCTCAAGACAAATCAATTGAAGTGGAGTTTTAGTGGTGCATTTGAG GCAAGACAGTCGCTCTTAGTTCGTGGTCTTTTTCCTCTGCTAGCTGATCCTCGACATCCT GCCGAGTCAACAAGCGCAACTAATGAATCAGTTCTGAAAGTCGCACTAGATCATGGAAAAGCCTCGGGGGTGATCAAGTCACATGATCGAGTCGTGGTCTGCCAGAAAGTTGGGGATGCATCTGTAGTCAAGATTATAGAGCTTGAAGATTAA